The genome window aatggcaacaagtttgccaacaaaacggcgcatatttgacttaaattggataattctaagtatgttaaataaagcgtcaaatttctatcacaaatacgacatttctttttccccaacccaatataagaaAGCTGTTGAATCCAATCATTTTGATGCCTAAAATAATCTCCGCTAGTATCACTTCCTGGTTCCAAAATGAATTCACTCTGCTCCGTCGATTTAAAGAAGTCTCCCGCAAACAGAGCCCAAACAGTGATTATCTCTAGAGAAAAAGTGTGGGCTCCATAGCatcaaaaaaaatcacaagggccACTCCGAAATGGCCGGATCTACAGCTTTGATGTTTTTTTTATCAACCAGATAACAAAAAAAAGTTATTGAGAATTAAAAGTAATCATGAGCCAAGAGCAAGTCATCCATCGACTAGTTTCAATCATGGTACTTGCAGCACCGCGAGATGGGCACATGAGAAATTTTCCTGTGGTGCAGATCTGACGCGCCAGCccgaataaaaaaattatatgcaCATCAGAAGCTGTTCTTATCCAAAATTAAATGCATCCGAATAGAACGATTCAAAAATTGGACCAAATGAAAACCATTCGCAGCAGAATTCACTCTTTGGAGACAGATTCCGCCGACAGGCCATGTAAAACGTAACAATTTCACTGTATATTTCTCATACTTAGTTTATCGTTATACAACcgttttcatatttctttttttgattATCTATGCAAAGTAGATAATGTCCTAAATTTTGTCTAGAAAAAAAAGGGCTAAAAGATAATTCAGTTTAAATACAACTCACAATGGTTAGTGTTCTTACAATATATGTAGAATATAGAATCATTAATAGTTACTTTTTAAGAAGATATTAGTATACATGGTTTTTCGTTTGTTTAGATGATTTCCAGAATCTTTTAAACACAATGTCCTTATCATTTCACTTATCAAATATTACGTATAACTTTGTTTGATTTAGATTACGAAATAATATTGACGAAACCAGATCATAAGAACTTCAACTAATAATACTCAGAGGGGGAGGAAAACACAGCAATTTGCAGAAATATTCCAAGCATACGATATCTAATGCAATTGAAAGGGAAAGTTCATAACGAAACAATTGAACTACTAAAACATAAAATCTGATGAAACAGAATTTTAAACGGAAATAACCTAATAGATTGCCATCATTTTAGTGAATTTAAACCTAAGAAAACATTTAGcatgtatttatttataaataggtTTAATTTATCATGTATAGTTGTGTTCACCCTATCCTTACTACCAACGTTCACGTCGCACATCttcatttcaataaatttaaaatttatcgaaATACCGTCCTCAAGGACTCAGATCCTGATGCATGGTCGGATCGTAACCCATGCTACCATCGTAGGGTTGTTGCTGATCATATCCACCCGATCCTAATGAGTATCCCATTGAATCTTGAGGCGGTGCCGGTGACATCATAGGAGTTGTTGTTCCACTTGGTGGTCCAGCCATTGAATACGGTGAAGCGCCTGCCGCTTTTTTCGCTGCGTACAAATTAGCTTCCTCCTGAGCCTTTCCAATATTCTTCTTGTAACGAATACGCTTGTTACCAAACCAATTTGACACTTGCGAAACCTTTGCCAAATCACGATAGATTGAAATATAAAACCAAAACTGAGGATAACCGTTACTTACCGTTATACCACATTTTCGTGCTAGCTCCTCCTTCGCTTCTTCCGACGGGTATGGATTGCTAAGGTGGCTGTAGAAATATTCATTCAAAATTTCGGAAGCTTGTTTGCTAAAGTTGCGTCGTTTGCGACGTGCATCTAGGAAACGTGAACGCAATATCATGACTGCCTCACATGTCGATTGTTTCAATTGCATTTGAATTGAGCtgaattttttgtgaataatttgAACCATTCGTTCGATTTCCTTGGGAGTGATTGGCCTAACAAATAATCAATAAATACCTAAATTTTCTAAttgacctttcattttattacCTAGTTCGGCTCTGTTCTCGCAACAAGTTCATTACGTGTGTTGTGAATTCATTGCATGCTTGTTCATACTTTTCCAGCTCTTGATGGTAAATCTGACGAATCTGTGCCAGTTTTGCACGATAGTCAGAGTGCTCAATTGCATTGTCTGCAGCATCGATAGACAGAGACCCTAATTGGGAATTTAGTAGAATTTTTCGGAAGTTGCTAAAagctaaataaaaatttttcaccTTGACTTGCTGCAGCGGCTGATGCAGCTGCGGCACCGCCGCCTCCCTTCTCTGGTCCAGCTACTCCTTCAGCAATGAGCATGTTATCCAAACGCATGAGTTGTGGATCTGGTGGTTCTTCCTCTTGGGTGTTTCGAATGGAAAGGACTGCAAGATGAATGTAGGAAATTAGGACTTTCTTTTCcttataatatttatttgattgaaaataTCGTTGCTTATAATATGAAATCAAAAGATATTAACTCGCATTGTTGAAAAGTGTCAATTATAGTTTgattagatttttttatttataaagatacaaataaagAATGATAAATGATCAAAATAACAAACATAGTTATAAGGAAAATACGAGCGGATGAGAAAGTTCTGAGCTCTAATTCCCCTGTTTATATTGAGGTTTGAGACCACCGGAGGTAATTAAAAGGATcattatcccaaaaacctattGATATTCGAAGGAGAAACATATTTATATACGCCCAGAACTTTCATCATCAATAGCGCAATCATCCTTACTGAATGAGAGAGTAGTCATGATTCGCATTGGCTGGTGTTAGAAAATCGAAAAGCTTCCTTTTAATCAAGTAACTAACTGCAATATTCGAACATTAAAAGCGATGCTGGGCATCTAAAAAGACCGATGAACCATATTCCACTAACAATTCGTTAAAAAGGAATATTTAAGGCTGAAGAATACCAATAATAATATTAGGTTGGTACATAGTTCCTGACCCTTTTTTTGTGAAAGGACATTGAATGAATAAATTTGTTTGCATGTATGTGACGTCAATTTATTCCTTAAAAGATGCAGTTTGGATTTCTTAATAAAGTTTTCGAATATATGAAAACCTTTTTTATTTCTAGACTAAGAACTACGAATTCTatcgttttattttatttgagtttAATCGTGGAGCGAAAGCAACTCAGGCTGCCAGAAACATGTGTGCCGTTTATGGTGAAAATGCTATCGCCAGAAGAACTGCTCGAAGATGGTTTTCATATTTCAAGGAGGGaaataacaaaagaaaatgCCAATATAATGAGTTACGACAATTTAACCGTAGTTCAACAGCTACAATCCATCCATCCAATCCATCTAAGCTAGGAGTTTCGGTACTAGGTGTTTTAAACAAGAATAGCAAAAATCAACGAGTTTCAATAAGCGCCTCCTTTCTCGCTCGTCATCATTCAGCATGACAACCGCATAAGTCGTTTTTATCTCGCATAGTCCCCGGTGATGGGAAATAGTGAGTCAAGCAGAGAAGAGGTCCTCACCGATAAAATGCGAAGATGTTATGCGTATGGTGTAATCGACTGAATGCCATTTACTACGAACTATTCCCGGGATGTCAGACAATAGTGCCGAACTTTATTGTCAATATCTTCGCCGATATCAAGCTAGAATGTCTAAGTGATTTACCAACATAACAAACCTTGTTCTCACATACAAACATAACAAAAGTGATTATCCAAAAGAATGGTTGGCAACTTCTTCCATATTCGGGATATTCATCATATCTCACTCCATACGATTATCATTTATTTCGAACACTTTCAAGCAATTTGGCCGAAATTTCAAACGCGGTATTGACTCCAAAATTGGCTTCAATAATTTTTTGACTCCCAAATATTATCCTAATGTAATTATCACAATTGCTCTATAAGTTAGCAATCGTTCTTTTAACACTAAATGTTAAATGGGATGGATAGGAGAGAGTACTTCTTGTAGCATTAAGTTTTGTTGCTCCTTACCATAGCTTGTTGGCTTATGGTATGTCCTGCCAAAGTTCATTGATGTGAAAACTCCCGATCTAGTCACTAAACTCTCCATGTACGATCTTCATTAAAGACCCCCATCGGATACACAAGTTTCCGTAGAAATTAGTGACCAATTATTAGGCCTCCCTGTGTCTTCACATTTCAAATTATACTTAGTTGTTGCCCTTTTATGTTAGCCCGCCCTTCATTCTGTAGTGTTAATTTGCTATGTAGCCTTATAGCCCCACCGCTGTCTTTCATTGATCGGCTTGAGTTGCCAGTCTCGCTTTGCTTCTTTTCCCGTACAGACTCCAGgcttacaaacactgtttaGGATTCCTTTCTTCCAAGCCTATCCGCCCTTTCTTTGCCGTTAATGCCTTGGAAGCTCCCAAATCTTCCCATTACCTGGCATATAATTTGAGGTATAGCATATTTTCTAGAACTTTTGCGtctaaatatacaaaatctTGCATTGATAGCCTCATTAGGCAAAGTTGGCAATTAGAAAAATGGTAGGATGGCTGTCCTTAACTCAACCGTCCCTTTGTATTACCACATTCCTGATAATGTAATAAAGTCCAAGTTGCTAATTAATAGCTTCTCCTGGTAGCATCGGCAAGCGCTATTCCATACAACCAGCTAACCAACAAAGCAGCTAAGGGCATTATACAGCATTGAACAAAGTGAAGAATgatattttcattgatttcacaGTGAAAATCAACAAACAAGGCAAATTATCGGATGAAAGCGAAtcatttttgcgaattatatttacGACCAAGAGCTGTTAATACCACAAACTCAAAACATATTcatggaaaaattaaatttagcaTTTAATCTTTGTTCCGGTCGCTTTGCTTAGATTGGGTTCGCCAATTTTCTCCGCAATAGACTTGTTTCAAATGGAATCATAAATGAACTAGTAAATGTTTTATGAAGTGAATATTGCAATCTTTCTAGCGGTTTGGATGTTTGgaaagataatttttaacaaacgTCCATATTTCGGAACCAACATATTCCTTTCATCAATGCTAGGCGTCTGAGTTTTATATGTTGTATTTCGGCTAAGTCAGTAAGGACATttatagtgtttcctgttctcTCCTTAGTGAAGTATGGGACATCCACACACTCAGACAGTGctttagtttcactatcatcacactttacgctgtgcaagtgataagcgcaCAGCAGCGAAACAAatacaagatgaacacagacACTCATGACCGctgggaatcttgcagttagtaTACTCCCTGACAGTACCGCAAAATAGAGGAGTCCTCTTCGGAGTCCCAAGATCATATTTTACTTAACCATAGAATGGCCGCCTGCATTGGTTAAATTATTGCTGAAGGTGCGGCAAACGAGCATTTTGAAGAACCTCGATACCGTCGTCAAGAAGCATTTGTACATTCCAAAATTCAACTGCAAACCTTTGATGAAAGCAAAAATTCATAGCCGCAAAATCCATCCAATTCCGAAGCATGAGAGAAGTTACTGAAGTATATTTAATTTTGAGGgttgcaggttgctagtccacaaatCTGAATTCTTTCACTCCCAACTCACACAGAAGTCACTACCTCAGCGGGGCATCGAATTTCCGTCCTAATAGAAAGTATTATTCGCCTGGGTCGGGATGACTCGCGCTTATTCGTAGAGACGTTAAGAAAGAAAATACGAATTGCAActaaaaatgttttaaaaatattgaatcAGTCAAATGATCACTTAGAATTATAGACGATAATTTAAAGGAGAAGGTCGGTCTCATAAACTGTTGTTGAGAAAGAACGTAACTACAGTTCACGCATTGACAACATTAATCAGAATTGGAGCTTGTCATCAAAGAATTTCAATTGAACTTTTTCAACATCTTCCAGTCGTATACATGAATTGAAAGTAATAATGATCTTCAAACTGATTTTGAAATATTAGgttattgcaaatgaaatgtcggatttttcaatgaagtgaagttacttatgattttaatgtttaaaactgccgcaaggtgactctggtggtatgggataattgagtataaatagtcgttcgttcgatcacggagtcatttcagtttcaatcgtcattgaagttccaagtaaaactcaaagaaaaaagcatggaagggagtcaaaaacgtctactttttctatatgaatttaaacttggtcacaacgcagcggaggcaaccagaaacatttgcagagcatttggagctgacgcagcaaacgaacgaacgacacagcggtggttcgaaaaattccgatcaggcgacatgaccctccaaagtgaacctcgtggacacccaggaccatcgatcgacaacgacgagttgcgtttgatagtggaatctgatccccgatcatcgattcgtgacattgcagagaaaataggcgtacactattcgacagtatctcggcacttacaacagcttggaaaggtgaagaagcttgataagtgggttccgcatgaattgaaagagcaaaacatggcgctgcgaatggaaatatccagttctctactcaaccgcaacaggaacaatccctttttgcgcagaatagtgacatgcgatgaaaagtggatattgtacgacaaccgtcgcagatcagcgcaatggctagatgccgatcagcctccacaacacatgccaaaaccgagccttcacccgaagaaggtaatggtaactgtttggtggtctgcatctggaattattcattattcgtttttggagcgtggtgaaacaattaatgcagagaaatattgtgcccaacttgatgaaatgcacgagaaattacgtgttcagcggcctagattggtcaacagagatggagtgatactgttccatgataacgcccgacctcatgtttccagaatgacggtccaaaaattaaatgaattacgatatgagactcttcctcatccaccatattcacccgacctctcgccaaccgactaccacttttttaagcatttggatcactttttggcggggaaacaattcagcaatgaagtagctgtcaaaagtgcctttgaagaatttcttagctctagaaacccagacttttacgaaactggaataaatgcccttgtatctcgttgggagaagtgcattgaagctgctggttcttattttgactaataaaattaattttcataaaagttatagttttttgaaattttactcaaatatccgacatttcatttgcaacaacctaatacttcccATTGAAACACCCCAAAAGTGACCTTTGTAGGCAGAAATACTGAATAAGAATGATAAATTCGACATTTccttaataaaaatattaacttaCTTTTTCACCCACGCTGCCTGAAGGTAACGGACAAGCTCTAGTTAAATTACAAAAAAGGTCAATATGAAGAAACATACTTCAAACACAAACATGGAAGATTCAGTTTCCAAGGGAAAGCACCCAAGCCAAATAGAACTCACCAGCGAGGCCATAAATATAAATTCTTTGACGTAGCAATTAAAAACACAAAGACATAATCCTTTTGAAGAAAGCGCGACGAAATGAGTACGATAAGTGCACTATCCTTGAcctcaaattcagacaatacAAAGGACCCTTAGGAAATAGCtcgtaaaattgaaaataacaaatcttggatagaacAAGAGGTAGATTTGTGAGACAGCACTTTTCTACCTGCAAATATTCAAACACTTTGAAAAGATGTAACCGGTCATCCACTATCTTTATCAGAGTTGGATTTGCTGCTTTAATTTAATGTGGCACAAAGCATGGAGTAAATTATGGAGCAATAGAGACAAGAATTATATAATAAAGTAAAAATTTATTTCTCCACATCTCGGGACTCGTGACTTGTAGGATCACTGATTGTGTTTTAAGCTCAAATTGTTGTTTAAAGatttaatatttttgcaaatttaaatattataacGTAAAGAACCCTTTCGTAAATACTAAAGGACCTTTCTGAGGAATGGTTGAAGACACATTCCCGCTTACGATCGACTAGTAATACTTTCTTTTTCTGGGACGACTCATTCTATGAGCTACTCAAAATTTGATATCCTCTGCATAATAGAAATAATAGCCCGAGGGTCCAGAGTTCTTGATTTTAACATTCCATGGAATTCATGAAACATATGACGATTTCTTCGTTCGTGTTATGCGTCCCAATATCAATATGCAACATATGGTATGTGGATACTCATTGccaatttatcatcatcaacggcgcaacaaccggtatccggtctaggcctgccgtaataaggaactccagacataacggttttgcaccgaggtccaccaatttgatatccctaaaacctgtctggcgtcctgacctacgccatcgctccatcttaggcagggtctgccttgtcttctttttctaccatagatattgcccttatagactttccgggtgggatcatcctcatccatactgattatgtgacccgcccaccgtaacctattgaaccggattttatccacaaccggacggtcatggtatcgctcacagatttcgtcattgtgtaggctacggaatcgtccatcctcatgtagggggccagaaattcttcggaggattcttctctcaaacgcggccaagagttcgcaatttttcttgctaagaacccaagtcttcgaggaatacatgtcatcattgtcttgtacagtaagagctttggccctatggtgagacgtttcgagcggaacagtttttgtaagctgaaataggctttgttggctgacaacaaccgtgcgcggatttcatcatcgtagctgttatcggttgtgattttcgaccctagataggagaaattgtcaacggtctcaaagttgtattcacctatccttattcttcttcgtgtttgaccagtgcggtttgatgttgttggttgattcgtcttcggtgctgacgttgccaccatatattttgtcttaccttcattgatgtgcaacccaagatctcgcgccaatcatcgcctgctcgatctggatgaaggcagtttgtacgtctcgggtcgttcttcccatgatgtcgatatcgtcagcataggccagtagttgggtggacttaaagaggatcgtacctcagcatcacggatcactttctcgagggccaggttaaagaggacgcatgatagggcatccccttgtcgtagaccgttgttgatgtcgaatggtcttgagagtgatcctgctgcttttatctggccttgcacattggtcagggtcagcctagtcagtcttattaatttcgtcgggatactgagttctctcatggccgggtacagttttaccctggctatgctatcataggcggctttaaagtcgatgaatagatggtgcaactgttgtccatattccaacagtttttccattgcttgccccagagagaaaatctgatttgttgctgatttgcctggagtgaagcctctttgttatgagccaatgatgttctgagcgtatggggctatccggatggtactcagcaacgtgatacctctacctttttatgtatgagacagataatgccaattCCCTTTGTTATAATTGATATAAAATCATTCGTAAGTTCCTTCGTTCAGTCCGAAACCTCACAATTTTCAGTCCAGTTTGATCTCGTTCAAAAATCATCATAATTATCCAAACAATACattttcctcttgtgaaaacaCCACAATAATTCCAATAATATGGGAAAACGAAAATATGCATCAAAACCCCCACCAAGCGATAATAATAAAAACCGACAACATTAAACTATCGTAAATTCTCACAGGAGTCTCATCGCTTACGAATGGCCCATTCAAAACCTATAATTCTGGAATCAGCGTATTCTCCTCTAATCATAGCCACAATAAGAGTTCCGCCAGTTCAGAATATATCTCTTATCCAAGACTATCTGAGCGGGGGAACGTTGAGTAGTTGTTTATACGGATATTTGCGGTCGTTCACTATACGGAAGAAAGTAAACGATGGAACGATTCATTCTTGGAGTTTTACGACTTTTTTACGATAACATAAGCAACAACAACCATCTCGCAATGATGGCGGTAAATCGTAAAACATGTTCTGTCTACTTGTTGATCGCCACAGTCAGTTTAAGTGGAAATTTCATTTGTGATTTGAATTACACACTATTTCAAAATACAGTAATTAGATTGGTTGTTTTCTGAGTGTAATTGTAATGGCAGCAATTATGATTTGTAATTAGAGATGCAAGTATGGTGCAGGTGATTTATTTTCATGGTCAATCAGGGTGTGGAGGAGATAATGGAGGATAAAATTCAAATAACCAGAAAAATGTTTGAAGTATGTGTCAACCTTTCGACTTTCAATACCGAAAGCGGGAAATTGCACTCCCTAAAAACGCttccacagaaaaaaaaagactcTTCCTCAATTAGCGAAAAGGG of Hermetia illucens chromosome 4, iHerIll2.2.curated.20191125, whole genome shotgun sequence contains these proteins:
- the LOC119654927 gene encoding homeobox protein extradenticle; translated protein: MEDPNRMMAHTGGMMAPQGYGMPGQDDGTNAGGENEVRKQKDIGEILQQIMSISEQSLDEAQARKHTLNCHRMKPALFSVLCEIKEKTVLSIRNTQEEEPPDPQLMRLDNMLIAEGVAGPEKGGGGAAAASAAAASQGSLSIDAADNAIEHSDYRAKLAQIRQIYHQELEKYEQACNEFTTHVMNLLREQSRTRPITPKEIERMVQIIHKKFSSIQMQLKQSTCEAVMILRSRFLDARRKRRNFSKQASEILNEYFYSHLSNPYPSEEAKEELARKCGITVSQVSNWFGNKRIRYKKNIGKAQEEANLYAAKKAAGASPYSMAGPPSGTTTPMMSPAPPQDSMGYSLGSGGYDQQQPYDGSMGYDPTMHQDLSP